In Methanothrix sp., a genomic segment contains:
- a CDS encoding ABC transporter permease: protein MDSCNILWADLVTLKRRWSRYLITTLISPLLYLVAFGWGLGRGINLNGTSYLEFVIPGIIALTAMTTSFNGASTRLNVDRLYYKSFDECLMAPIGLSSILIGKAMIGVVRGLLSSFAFLAVAMLIAPSIHIGPLFLVGLLLTCFTFAFLGVLAALLARSHEDMGTFASLILIPMTFLGGTFFSLSQVPAGLKYALYALPLTHSSLFLRAAALDQPLPWVSLLILLIFFAAFLAGGMRTLSKISI, encoded by the coding sequence ATGGATTCTTGTAATATACTCTGGGCGGACCTAGTAACCCTGAAGCGGCGCTGGTCCAGATACCTGATCACCACTCTTATCAGCCCCCTGCTCTATCTGGTGGCATTTGGCTGGGGGCTTGGACGGGGCATAAATCTCAATGGAACAAGCTATCTAGAGTTCGTGATACCGGGCATCATCGCCCTCACCGCCATGACCACCAGCTTCAACGGCGCAAGCACAAGGCTAAATGTCGATCGTCTCTACTACAAAAGCTTTGATGAGTGCCTCATGGCCCCGATTGGGCTATCCTCCATACTCATCGGAAAGGCGATGATCGGGGTAGTGAGAGGCTTATTGAGCTCCTTTGCATTCCTCGCCGTAGCCATGCTCATCGCACCATCCATTCACATCGGTCCGCTTTTCCTGGTAGGCCTTCTTTTGACCTGCTTTACATTCGCCTTTCTGGGAGTTCTGGCCGCTCTGCTGGCAAGGTCTCATGAGGACATGGGCACCTTCGCAAGCTTGATCTTGATTCCCATGACCTTTCTGGGCGGAACCTTCTTCTCTCTCTCCCAGGTTCCAGCCGGGCTGAAGTATGCCCTCTATGCTCTGCCGCTTACCCACTCCAGCCTATTCCTGCGAGCTGCCGCCCTGGATCAGCCCCTGCCTTGGGTATCTTTGCTCATACTCCTGATCTTCTTTGCAGCGTTTCTGGCAGGAGGGATGAGGACCCTGAGCAAGATCAGCATCTGA